One segment of Vallicoccus soli DNA contains the following:
- a CDS encoding response regulator transcription factor, with protein sequence MTVLVYSDDAGTRQRVRLALGRRPAADVPLVDVVECATAPAVVSRTDAGGLDLLVLDGEAAPAGGLGLCRQLKDEVFQCPPVLVLTGRVQDGWLAAWSRADGAVAHPLDPVAVAAAAAELLRARAARTAPAGR encoded by the coding sequence ATGACGGTGCTCGTCTACAGCGACGACGCGGGGACCCGCCAGCGGGTGCGGCTCGCCCTCGGGCGCCGGCCCGCGGCGGACGTCCCGCTCGTCGACGTCGTGGAGTGCGCCACGGCGCCGGCCGTGGTGTCGCGCACCGACGCCGGGGGCCTGGACCTGCTGGTGCTCGACGGCGAGGCCGCGCCCGCCGGCGGACTGGGGCTCTGCCGCCAGCTCAAGGACGAGGTCTTCCAGTGCCCGCCCGTGCTCGTGCTCACCGGGCGGGTCCAGGACGGCTGGCTCGCCGCGTGGTCCCGCGCCGACGGCGCGGTCGCGCACCCGCTCGACCCGGTGGCGGTCGCCGCTGCCGCCGCCGAGCTCCTGCGGGCCCGGGCCGCGCGCACCGCGCCGGCCGGGCGCTGA